One Odontesthes bonariensis isolate fOdoBon6 chromosome 17, fOdoBon6.hap1, whole genome shotgun sequence genomic window carries:
- the ccdc28b gene encoding coiled-coil domain-containing protein 28B, protein MEDKRKKRSPKVSLPQPPPPPINPRKLSVLPASKSATFTLGLPQPPSPKNRNKYKRSIGAAGQPKEVFTAVVAPPKTTRPHREKPRAPQPAGPSKVVQCSPLQHSFLTDVSDVREMEGGLLNLLNDFHSGKLQAFGKVCSFEQLEHVREMQEKLARLHFSLDSHVEELSEDQKKCASDHNLEHLLCNLEELSTSIQKLHLAENQDLPKTSGP, encoded by the exons ATGGAAGACAAGCGCAAGAAGCGCAGCCCCAAGGTGTCTCTTCCAcagccccctcctccccctatcAACCCCCGCAAGCTCTCCGTCCTTCCTGCGAGCAAAAGTGCCACCTTCACTCTTGGCCTGCCGCAGCCTCCCTCcccaaagaacagaaacaagTATAAAAGATCCATAGGAGCTGCAGGACAGCCGAAAGAGGTGTTCACGGCCGTCGTAGCTCCACCAAAGACCACCAG ACCTCACAGGGAGAAGCCCCGGGCCCCGCAGCCAGCAGGGCCCAGTAAAGTCGTCCAGTGTTCCCCCCTGCAGCACTCCTTCCTCACAGACGTCTCAGACGTGAGAGAGATGGAGGGAGGCCTCCTCAACCTCCTCAACGACTTCCACTCAGGCAAATTACAGGCTTTCG GTAAGGTCTGTTCCTTCGAGCAGCTGGAACATGTGCGCGAGATGCAAGAGAAGCTGGCGCGACTGCACTTCAGCCTCGACAGCCATGTGGAGGAGCTCTCTGAGGACCAGAAGAAGTGTGCCTCCGACCACAACCTGGAACACCTGCTCTGCAAT CTGGAGGAGCTCAGCACCTCAAT ACAAAAGCTCCACTTGGCTGAGAACCAGGACCTGCCCAAAACATCTGGTCCCTGA